The Devosia sp. genome segment CTGGCCAATGGCGACCTCGACTGGGAAGGCCGTGTCGTGGCCGCTCACCACAAGCTGGCAGCCACCGAGAAACGGCTGCTGGCCGGGCAGGAGAAGCATACGGTCAATTGGGTGCGATACGACTTCGCTTTCCACAACGCCCTGATCTCGGCCTGCAATTCACACGCCCTGCTGGACCTGCATGCAGCCACATTCGACCGGTTCATGCGCTATCACATGCTGGCAGTCAGCTTTCGCGGCGCCGGCGTGGTGGACGACCACCGGGCCCTGTTCGATCTGGCCATGGCCCGTGATGTCGAGGGCGCGCTGGCCATGCTGGCCACTCATGTCGGGCGGGGCGTGACCCACGTTCTGGGCACCGGAAAGCTGGACACTCACGCATAGGCCGCAAAGGTGCGGCCCATTTCCGCGCTGTCCGGCTCGATGCCGGTGAACAGCCGGAAGGCGCGGACCGCCTGGTAGATGGCCATGCCACCACCCGCCAGAGTGCGGCAGCCCTTGGCCGCGGCCCGGCGCAGTAGATCCGTCTCCCGCGGGAAGTAGATGACGTCGGCCACCCATTGGCGCCGGTTGAGAAGGTCCGGATCAAGCGGCAGGCCGGGCAGTTTCTCCATGCCCACGGGCGTGGCATTGACCACACCGGCCGCCATACCGATGACCTGTCCCAGGTGCGCCGGAACCAGGGCCTGCGTGCGGACCTTGCTGGTCTCGGCGATCCGTTCGGCAAGCTGGCGCGCCCGCCCGAGGTCGGAATCAACGATATCCACAGACATGGCGCCAAGCTGGGCCAGAGCGTGCGCGACGGCCGCTCCGGCGCCGCCGGCGCCGATCTGCACCACATGATCGAGGGCCACCGGCCCCAGCCCCTTGCGCACGCTTTGGGCAAATCCCCAGCAATCGGTGTTGTGCCCCATGCGCCCGCCATCATGGAGGACAACGGTATTTACAGCGCCAATTGCAGCGGCCTCCGGCTCGAGCCCGTCGAGCAGGGGGATGACCGCCTGCTTGAACGGATAGGTCACGTTGAGGCCTCGAAACCCGCGATCGCGCGCCGCTTCCACTACCGCTCCCAGATCGGCGTCGTCGAGACCAAGCCTGTCGAAGTCGATGAGGTCATAGCGGTAGTCGAGCCCCTGCCGCCGCCCTTCGACCTCATGCATGACAGGGGTCAGGGATGAACCGATGCCGCGGCCGATCAGCCCGATGCGCACGGCCGGGCCGCCAGAAGCCGGAACGGATGGGCGCGCGGCATCGATCAAGCTGAACGCCGAACCGACGCGATCGAGTTGAATGGACACCTCACCTACTCCCGGGACGGCGGATATCCGCCCTTGTTTTCGCCTGCGTCTCGCCGGTACAACAGCGTCAGGCGATTTGCACCACAATGTACGAACTGGTTAGTTTAGTCAATTGTGGCCCTGGATGGAGAGGCTCGGCCCCGATGGCGGATGACGGCGCGAAAATGACCAAGCGGGCGGCCAGGCCGTCCTCGCGTCAGCAGGACCCCGAGGGCACAAGGCAGAACATCATCGAAGTCGCCTCCCAGGAATTCGCGCTCAATGGCCTGTCCGGGGCCCGTATTGACGAGATCGCCGCCAAGACGCGCTCGTCCAAGCGGATGATCTACTACTATTTCGGCGACAAGGACGGGCTTTATCTCAGCGCCCTCGAAAGCGCCTATCGGCAGGTGCGCGAGGGCGAAGCCAAGCTCGACATTGCTGGCCTCTCACCCGTGGAAGGGCTGCGACGCCTGGTTGAGTTCACCTTCGACCATCATCACCAGCATGAAGATTTCATCCGTATGGTGATGATCGAGAACATCCATCACGGCCAGTATCTGGAGCGGTCCAGCCTGGTACGCGACCTCAACGTCACGGCCATCGCCCATATCGGTGACCTCTACGAGCGCGGCCTGGCGGATGGGTCGTTCCGCCCCGGTCTCGACCCGTTGGAAATCCACTGGCAGATCAGCGCTCTCTGCTTTTTCAACGTGTCCAATCGCGCCACGTTCTCAAAACTCTTCGCGCGGGATTTTGGCGCCCCGGACATGCTGGACAGGCTGCGCCAGAACACCATCGACATGGTTTTGCGCTATGTCGCCCGGCCCGAGGCCTATCCCGACCGTTGAAACGCCTGCCAACATCGCTGGCATACGGCCTGACCGCCCCGCCGGCGCGTCCACCGCCCACCATCCCCGCTCCACAACGCCATCCGGCGCCGGCTCGCGCCGCGAGCACGCCACACCGGCCCGTCGCCGCTTCTGCCTGAACATCCCGCGCACCATCCTCGTCCCTTGGGACATGCGCCCGGTTCGCAATTGACCCCCGCGCCCTTCCTGCCTACTTTGTACGAACTAGTTCGTTCAAGGATTGCCGGCATGAAGACCTCGATTGCGACTGTGTCCATCAGCGGAGACCTGCGGGAAAAGCTCGAGGCCATCGCGGCGGCCGGGTTTGATGGGGTGGAGATATTCGAGAACGACTTTCTCGCCTTCGACCGCAGCCCTGCCGAAGTCCGCGCCATGGCGGCCGACCTTGGGCTCGAGATTACCCTATTCCAGCCATTTCGCGACTTTGAGGGATTGCCCGAGCCGCAGCGCGGCAAGGCGTTCGACCGGGCAGAGCGCAAGTTCGACCTGATGGAAGCCCTGGGCGCGCCCCTTGTTCTGGTCTGTTCGAGCGTCGCCCCGGCCGCCCTGGGCGGCATCGACCGCGCGGCCGCTGACTTTCGCGAACTGGGCGAACGCGCGGCCCGACGCGGTCTCAAGGTCGGCTACGAGGCCCTTGCCTGGGGGCGTCATGTCAATGACCACCGCGACGCCTGGGAAATCGTCAGGCGGGCCGATCACCCCAATGTCGGATTGATTCTCGACAGCTTTCACTCTCTGTCCCGCCGCATCGACCCTGACACGATCCGCTCCATTCCCGGTGACAAGATTTTCATCGTGCAACTGGCGGATGCGCCGGCGCTCGATATGGACCTGCTGTACTGGAGCCGCCACTTCCGCAACATGCCTGGCGAGGGTGACCTTCCGGTGGTCGATTTTGCCCGCGCCGTTGCGGCGACCGGCTATTCCGGCCCGCTGTCGCTGGAAATCTTCAACGATCAGTTCCGCGCCGGCTCGCCCCGCACCATAGCCGCCGACGGCCACCGCTCGCTGGTGTTTCTCATGGATCAGGTGCGCGAGGCTGAACCCGCCGTGGCGCCACCCCTGCCCGCGCTCCCGCCCCGGGTGCCGGTCACCGGCGTCTCCTTTGTCGAGTTCACCGCCGACGAAGAGGAGGCCGAGGCCCTGCGCACCGTTCTGCGCCAGCTCGGCTTTACCCGCACCGGCCGCCACGTCAGCAAGAGCGTGGAGCGCTTCAGCCAGGGGGCCATCAATATCGTGGTCAATACCGAGCGCGAGGGCCTGGCCCATGCCGCCTATCTCACGCACGGGACCTCGGCCTATGCCATGGGCCTGGAGGTGGAAAACGCCAGCGCCACGCTGGCGCGCGCCCGCGCCCTGGGCGCCCAGCCCTTTGCGCAGCGGGTCGGCCCGGGTGAACTCACCATTCCGGCGGTTCGCGGCGTCGGCGGGGGCGTTGTCTATTTTCTCGATGACAAGTCCGACCTGGCCCGGGTCTGGGACATCGAGTTCAATCCAGAGCCGAACCCGGGCATGTCCGGCGCAGGCCTGGTCGGGTTCGACCACGTCGCGCAGACCATGAACTACGAGGAGATGCTGACCTGGATCCTGTTCTACCGGTCGATTTTCGTCGTGGACAAGGGCCCCATGGTCGATGTCGTCGATCCATCCGGCCTGGTGCGCAGCCAGGTCATCGAAAGCCCGTCCGGGTCGCTGCGCCTGACACTCAATGGCGCCGAGAGCCGCCGCACCCTTGCCGGGCGTTTCATTGCCGAAACCTTCGGCTCGAGCGTCCAGCATATCGCGCTCAAGACGGACGACATATTCCACACCGCCGCAGTCCTGCGCCGCAATGGCCTGTCAACGCTGGAGATTTCCCAGAACTACTATAGCGACCTCGACGCCAGGCTGGGGCTGGACCCGGACCTGCTCGAGCGCCTGCGCAGCGCCAACCTGCTCTATGACCGCGACGACAAGGGCGAGTACTTTCAGCTCTATTCGTCCAGCTTCGGCGAAGGCTTCTTCTTCGAAGTCGTCCAGCGCACCGGCGGCTATGCCGGATATGGCGCCGTCAACGCCCCC includes the following:
- a CDS encoding GntR family transcriptional regulator gives rise to the protein MTLTDPATHQTLGELTYLRLRADIISCRLLPGQKLRLEALREHYDVGVSTLREILSRLASDSLVVAEGQKGFAVAPATAKDLHEVADLRLLLETHALRLSLANGDLDWEGRVVAAHHKLAATEKRLLAGQEKHTVNWVRYDFAFHNALISACNSHALLDLHAATFDRFMRYHMLAVSFRGAGVVDDHRALFDLAMARDVEGALAMLATHVGRGVTHVLGTGKLDTHA
- a CDS encoding sugar phosphate isomerase/epimerase and 4-hydroxyphenylpyruvate domain-containing protein, with protein sequence MKTSIATVSISGDLREKLEAIAAAGFDGVEIFENDFLAFDRSPAEVRAMAADLGLEITLFQPFRDFEGLPEPQRGKAFDRAERKFDLMEALGAPLVLVCSSVAPAALGGIDRAAADFRELGERAARRGLKVGYEALAWGRHVNDHRDAWEIVRRADHPNVGLILDSFHSLSRRIDPDTIRSIPGDKIFIVQLADAPALDMDLLYWSRHFRNMPGEGDLPVVDFARAVAATGYSGPLSLEIFNDQFRAGSPRTIAADGHRSLVFLMDQVREAEPAVAPPLPALPPRVPVTGVSFVEFTADEEEAEALRTVLRQLGFTRTGRHVSKSVERFSQGAINIVVNTEREGLAHAAYLTHGTSAYAMGLEVENASATLARARALGAQPFAQRVGPGELTIPAVRGVGGGVVYFLDDKSDLARVWDIEFNPEPNPGMSGAGLVGFDHVAQTMNYEEMLTWILFYRSIFVVDKGPMVDVVDPSGLVRSQVIESPSGSLRLTLNGAESRRTLAGRFIAETFGSSVQHIALKTDDIFHTAAVLRRNGLSTLEISQNYYSDLDARLGLDPDLLERLRSANLLYDRDDKGEYFQLYSSSFGEGFFFEVVQRTGGYAGYGAVNAPFRIAAQKRSVPNDAGA
- a CDS encoding shikimate dehydrogenase, with the protein product MDAARPSVPASGGPAVRIGLIGRGIGSSLTPVMHEVEGRRQGLDYRYDLIDFDRLGLDDADLGAVVEAARDRGFRGLNVTYPFKQAVIPLLDGLEPEAAAIGAVNTVVLHDGGRMGHNTDCWGFAQSVRKGLGPVALDHVVQIGAGGAGAAVAHALAQLGAMSVDIVDSDLGRARQLAERIAETSKVRTQALVPAHLGQVIGMAAGVVNATPVGMEKLPGLPLDPDLLNRRQWVADVIYFPRETDLLRRAAAKGCRTLAGGGMAIYQAVRAFRLFTGIEPDSAEMGRTFAAYA
- a CDS encoding TetR/AcrR family transcriptional regulator produces the protein MTKRAARPSSRQQDPEGTRQNIIEVASQEFALNGLSGARIDEIAAKTRSSKRMIYYYFGDKDGLYLSALESAYRQVREGEAKLDIAGLSPVEGLRRLVEFTFDHHHQHEDFIRMVMIENIHHGQYLERSSLVRDLNVTAIAHIGDLYERGLADGSFRPGLDPLEIHWQISALCFFNVSNRATFSKLFARDFGAPDMLDRLRQNTIDMVLRYVARPEAYPDR